One stretch of Natronobacterium gregoryi SP2 DNA includes these proteins:
- a CDS encoding 1,4-dihydroxy-2-naphthoyl-CoA synthase, with protein MVSELFDDEQWERVEDVREFQDITYHRAVESGTVRIAFDRPEVRNAFRPGTVDELYDALEHAKRQTDVGCVLLTGNGPSPKDSGWAFCSGGDQTIRGEDGYQYDGDEKRASEQGRLHILEVQRLIRHIPKVVVCVVPGWAVGGGHSLHVVCDLTLASDEHAKFLQTDPDVASYDAGFGSAYLAKQIGQKKAREVFFLGKTYDAAEAEEMGMVNEVVPHEELEAVALEWGERINSKSPTAMRMLKYAFNMTDDGMIGQQVFAGEATRLGYMTDEAEEGRTAFVEDREPDFDDYPWHY; from the coding sequence ATGGTTTCGGAACTCTTCGACGACGAGCAGTGGGAACGGGTCGAGGATGTCCGCGAGTTTCAGGACATCACGTACCATCGTGCAGTCGAGTCGGGGACCGTCCGAATCGCGTTCGACCGGCCCGAGGTCCGCAACGCCTTCCGACCGGGAACAGTCGACGAACTCTACGATGCACTCGAGCACGCGAAACGTCAGACGGACGTCGGCTGCGTGCTCCTGACGGGGAACGGCCCGTCCCCGAAAGACAGTGGCTGGGCGTTCTGTTCGGGCGGCGACCAGACGATCCGCGGCGAGGACGGCTACCAGTACGACGGGGACGAAAAACGGGCGTCCGAGCAGGGCAGATTACACATTCTCGAGGTGCAGCGGCTCATCCGCCACATTCCAAAGGTCGTCGTCTGCGTCGTTCCCGGCTGGGCTGTCGGAGGCGGTCACTCGTTGCACGTCGTCTGTGACCTCACACTCGCCAGCGACGAACACGCGAAGTTCCTCCAGACCGATCCCGACGTCGCCAGCTACGACGCTGGCTTCGGTTCGGCCTATCTCGCAAAACAGATCGGACAGAAGAAGGCCCGAGAGGTGTTTTTCCTTGGAAAGACCTACGACGCCGCCGAAGCCGAGGAGATGGGGATGGTCAACGAGGTCGTCCCCCACGAAGAACTCGAGGCGGTCGCTCTCGAGTGGGGCGAACGGATCAACTCGAAGAGTCCGACGGCGATGCGGATGCTCAAGTACGCGTTCAATATGACCGACGACGGTATGATCGGCCAGCAGGTGTTTGCCGGCGAGGCGACTCGGCTGGGGTACATGACCGACGAGGCAGAGGAGGGCCGTACCGCATTCGTCGAGGACCGCGAACCCGATTTCGACGACTACCCGTGGCACTACTGA
- a CDS encoding glucose 1-dehydrogenase, whose amino-acid sequence MKAIAVEPGAGEPALVERPQPEPDDGEALVRTLRVGVDGTDHEVIAGHHGKVPAGADRLVLGHEAVGVVEDSNGTDLEDGTLVVPTVRRSPTVGSQNDYFGRGEPDMAPEGEYVERGIVGEHGFMMEYFTSPVEYLVPLPEEYASLGFLVEPISISEKALEHAFASRSAFDWTPESALVLGNGSLGLLTLAMLAEVVEFERTYCLGRRDRPDPTIDIIEELGATYVDSRETPVSEIQDEYEPMDFVYEATGYAKHAVETVDALAPNGVGALLGVPESWEFEVDGGRLHQEMVLHNKALVGTVNSHRGHFETAIDTLAHLPDWLTEDLVTGVYDLAEYQKAFETGDDVVKTAVEFTPR is encoded by the coding sequence ATGAAAGCGATCGCTGTCGAGCCAGGGGCCGGGGAACCGGCGCTCGTCGAGCGACCACAGCCCGAACCGGACGACGGCGAAGCACTGGTTCGAACGCTGCGGGTGGGCGTCGACGGAACCGACCACGAAGTTATCGCGGGACACCACGGCAAAGTGCCCGCTGGCGCAGACCGACTCGTGCTCGGACACGAAGCCGTCGGCGTCGTCGAGGATTCGAACGGGACTGATCTCGAGGACGGCACGCTCGTTGTCCCGACCGTTCGACGATCACCGACGGTGGGCAGTCAGAACGACTACTTCGGGCGCGGTGAGCCCGACATGGCACCCGAAGGCGAGTACGTCGAACGCGGAATCGTTGGCGAACACGGGTTCATGATGGAGTATTTCACTAGTCCCGTGGAGTACCTCGTCCCACTCCCCGAGGAGTATGCGTCGCTTGGCTTTCTCGTCGAGCCGATCAGTATCTCAGAGAAGGCGCTCGAACACGCCTTTGCCTCTCGGTCGGCGTTCGATTGGACTCCCGAGTCGGCGCTGGTGCTTGGCAACGGCTCGCTCGGACTGCTCACCCTGGCGATGCTCGCGGAGGTCGTCGAGTTCGAGCGAACGTACTGTCTCGGCCGCCGCGACCGGCCAGACCCGACGATCGACATCATCGAGGAACTCGGCGCGACGTACGTCGACTCCCGCGAGACGCCGGTGTCCGAGATCCAAGACGAGTACGAACCGATGGACTTCGTCTACGAAGCCACGGGCTATGCCAAACACGCGGTCGAGACGGTCGACGCACTGGCCCCCAACGGCGTCGGTGCACTGCTCGGCGTCCCCGAATCCTGGGAGTTCGAGGTCGACGGCGGCCGCCTCCATCAGGAGATGGTGTTGCACAACAAGGCACTGGTCGGCACCGTCAACTCCCATCGCGGTCACTTCGAGACCGCTATCGACACGCTCGCTCACCTTCCCGACTGGCTCACCGAGGACCTCGTGACAGGTGTCTACGACTTAGCGGAGTACCAGAAGGCCTTCGAAACTGGCGACGATGTCGTGAAGACGGCCGTCGAGTTCACGCCCCGATAG
- a CDS encoding mandelate racemase/muconate lactonizing enzyme family protein translates to MGVDYADLRDPNAEYTMRDLSAETMQVTRERGGGRDVEITDVQTTMVDGNFPWTLVRIYTDASIAGTGEAYWGAGAPELIERMAPFLEGENPLDIDRLTEHLVQKMSGEGSIGGVTVTAISGIEVALHDLVGKILEVPAYQLLGGKYRDEVRVYCDCHTEAEADPIACADEAERVVDELGYDALKFDLDVPSGHEKDRANRHLRSPEIEHKTSIVEAVTQRVGSRADVAFDCHWTFSGGSAKRLAKRLEEYDVWWLEDPVPPENHDVQREVTQSTTTPVAAGENVYRTHGQRRLLEEQAVDIIAPDMPKVGGMRETRKIADLADLYYVPVAMHNVASPVATMGSVHVGAAISNTLAVEYHSYELGWWEDLVEEDVIEDGYIEVPEEPGLGVTLDMDVVEEQMVEGEELFDEA, encoded by the coding sequence ATGGGAGTCGATTACGCGGATCTACGCGACCCGAACGCGGAGTATACGATGCGAGATCTCTCCGCGGAGACGATGCAAGTCACTCGCGAGCGCGGGGGTGGACGGGACGTCGAGATTACGGACGTCCAGACGACGATGGTCGACGGCAACTTCCCGTGGACGCTGGTTCGGATCTACACCGACGCCAGCATCGCCGGCACCGGGGAAGCCTACTGGGGTGCGGGCGCGCCCGAACTGATCGAGCGAATGGCACCGTTTCTCGAGGGCGAGAACCCACTCGACATCGACCGTCTCACGGAGCATCTCGTCCAGAAGATGTCCGGCGAGGGCTCGATCGGCGGCGTCACCGTCACCGCGATCTCGGGCATCGAAGTCGCACTGCACGACCTCGTGGGCAAGATCCTCGAGGTACCGGCCTATCAGTTGCTCGGTGGCAAGTACCGCGACGAAGTGCGGGTCTACTGTGACTGTCACACCGAAGCAGAAGCCGATCCGATCGCCTGTGCGGACGAGGCCGAACGCGTCGTCGACGAACTCGGCTACGACGCACTCAAATTCGACCTCGACGTCCCCTCCGGCCACGAGAAAGATCGTGCCAACCGCCATCTACGTTCACCCGAGATCGAACACAAGACGAGCATCGTCGAAGCCGTCACCCAACGCGTCGGCTCGCGGGCCGACGTCGCCTTCGACTGTCACTGGACGTTCTCGGGTGGCTCCGCGAAACGACTCGCAAAGCGCCTCGAGGAGTACGACGTCTGGTGGCTCGAGGACCCAGTGCCGCCGGAGAATCACGACGTCCAGCGCGAGGTCACCCAGTCGACGACGACCCCGGTTGCGGCCGGCGAGAACGTCTACCGCACTCACGGGCAGCGCCGGCTACTCGAGGAGCAGGCAGTCGACATTATTGCACCGGACATGCCCAAGGTCGGCGGGATGCGAGAAACCCGGAAGATTGCCGATCTGGCCGATCTCTACTACGTTCCGGTGGCGATGCACAACGTCGCCTCGCCGGTCGCGACGATGGGCAGCGTCCACGTCGGCGCGGCGATTTCGAACACGCTCGCGGTGGAGTACCACTCCTACGAACTCGGCTGGTGGGAGGATCTCGTCGAGGAAGACGTCATCGAGGACGGCTACATCGAGGTTCCCGAAGAGCCGGGACTGGGGGTGACGCTGGATATGGACGTCGTCGAGGAGCAGATGGTCGAGGGTGAGGAACTCTTCGACGAAGCGTAG
- a CDS encoding VOC family protein codes for MLSRVAWLALEVKHLESARAFYGETLGMATRPEREERSELVFAAGETDLVLRRPTAVPRGGLHTHFAFSIPADEYGDWWSRLEEEYDLEEAKFGSSKSLYLYDPDGNCVELGQQDVGGPGIDGIFEVVLEVEDVARAESFYADLGFETIDTGDDRTRVRMHGPMALELWEPHLGIADARGGVHVDLGFEASEPTAALEAVSDRVQQIDQIDDEQVVVRDPDGHVLTVTRKP; via the coding sequence ATGCTCTCGAGGGTAGCCTGGCTCGCACTCGAGGTCAAACACCTCGAGTCAGCACGAGCCTTCTACGGGGAGACGCTCGGAATGGCGACTCGACCGGAGCGCGAGGAGCGGTCGGAACTCGTCTTCGCCGCCGGCGAAACCGACCTCGTCCTCCGGCGACCGACCGCCGTCCCCCGCGGCGGCCTCCACACTCACTTCGCGTTCTCGATTCCGGCTGACGAGTACGGCGACTGGTGGAGTCGACTCGAGGAAGAGTACGACCTGGAGGAAGCGAAGTTCGGTTCCTCGAAGTCGCTGTACCTGTACGATCCCGACGGTAACTGCGTAGAACTCGGCCAGCAAGACGTCGGGGGGCCGGGCATCGACGGCATCTTCGAGGTCGTTCTCGAGGTCGAAGATGTGGCGCGGGCCGAGTCGTTCTACGCCGACCTGGGGTTCGAGACGATCGACACCGGCGACGATCGGACCCGCGTACGGATGCACGGCCCGATGGCGCTCGAGTTGTGGGAGCCACACCTCGGGATCGCAGACGCCCGCGGCGGGGTCCACGTCGACCTGGGGTTCGAAGCCAGCGAGCCGACGGCAGCGCTCGAGGCAGTTTCCGACCGAGTCCAGCAGATCGACCAGATCGATGACGAGCAGGTCGTCGTCCGGGACCCTGACGGTCACGTGCTGACGGTCACGAGAAAGCCGTAG
- a CDS encoding DUF5779 family protein, protein MSDFDLDLRTVEEHIDDELDLDGSIVLGILDGTTPADEWLEAVSRGNVLVLTVEGDVNELAAGFARDVKEAGGNLVHFRGFLIVTPPGVDVDTDRL, encoded by the coding sequence ATGAGCGACTTCGACCTCGATCTGCGGACGGTCGAGGAACACATCGACGACGAACTCGACCTCGACGGCAGCATCGTCCTCGGGATCCTCGACGGCACGACGCCAGCCGACGAGTGGCTCGAGGCCGTCTCGAGGGGGAACGTGCTCGTGCTCACCGTCGAAGGCGACGTCAACGAACTGGCCGCCGGCTTCGCCCGCGACGTCAAGGAAGCCGGTGGCAACCTGGTTCACTTTCGGGGGTTTCTGATCGTGACGCCGCCTGGCGTCGACGTCGATACGGATCGACTCTGA
- a CDS encoding AsnC family transcriptional regulator codes for MRDLDETDLEILELLTEDARRPYSEIGDHVDLTPPAVSDRISRLEEQGIIRGFTIDVDREKLRDETAALVELEPPPAAVDDVYRAAAELGGVEGIYEGGDGRVLVQATLPGSDVRSWLETELDLEVLEGYDVTLLSRSDRVVGVSADGFALECVVCGTEVVGDGVTATVDGEVKTFCCPSCEDRYVSRYESHQDALE; via the coding sequence ATGCGTGACCTCGACGAAACGGATCTCGAGATCCTCGAACTGCTTACCGAAGACGCCCGACGCCCCTACAGCGAGATCGGCGACCACGTCGACCTGACGCCGCCTGCGGTCTCCGATCGCATCTCCAGACTCGAAGAGCAAGGTATCATCCGAGGGTTCACGATCGACGTCGACCGCGAGAAACTACGAGACGAGACGGCTGCGTTGGTCGAACTCGAACCGCCGCCGGCCGCCGTCGACGACGTCTACAGGGCCGCGGCGGAACTCGGAGGCGTCGAGGGGATCTACGAGGGGGGAGACGGTCGGGTACTGGTACAGGCGACGCTGCCGGGGTCCGACGTTCGGTCGTGGCTCGAGACGGAACTCGATCTCGAGGTCCTCGAAGGATACGACGTCACGCTGCTCTCTCGGTCGGACCGCGTGGTCGGGGTCTCGGCGGACGGGTTCGCACTCGAGTGTGTCGTCTGCGGGACGGAAGTCGTCGGCGACGGGGTCACTGCGACGGTCGACGGTGAGGTGAAGACGTTTTGTTGTCCGTCCTGTGAAGACCGGTACGTCAGCCGCTACGAATCCCATCAGGACGCACTCGAGTGA
- a CDS encoding LeuA family protein gives MRVQCLYKTSSPLTPVRGVEFFQGTLDSTDEITSARVFDTTLRDGEQSPGTSFSYDDKRQIASILDEMGTHVIEAGFPVNSDAEFEAVRDIASSTSTTTCGLARVVDTDIEAALSSGVGMVHTFVSTSDVQIEDSMHATRAEVRERAVESVERVVETGTTCMFSPMDATRTDEEFLVDVIEAVTEAGVDWINVPDTCGVATPGRFRAMIEKVTAHTDARIDVHTHDDFGLATANALAGIEAGADQAQVSVNSIGERAGNAAYEEFVMAVESLYQTDTGIDTTRITELSAVVEEKSGMDTPSNKPVVGDNAFSHESGIHAAGVIENSDTFEPGVMTPEMVGAERRLVMGKHTGTHSVRERLHERGFDPTDEQVRAVTRRVKDYGAEKRHVTVNDLERFAQETDIDRQQEREGVRL, from the coding sequence ATTCGAGTACAATGTCTGTACAAGACGAGCAGTCCTCTGACACCAGTCAGGGGGGTCGAGTTCTTCCAGGGCACGTTAGATTCTACTGACGAAATAACGTCAGCACGTGTTTTCGACACGACCCTGCGAGATGGTGAACAGTCACCCGGTACTTCGTTCTCGTACGACGACAAGCGACAGATCGCCTCGATTCTGGACGAGATGGGGACCCACGTCATCGAAGCGGGGTTCCCCGTCAACTCCGACGCTGAGTTCGAGGCCGTCCGTGATATCGCTTCCTCGACGTCGACGACCACCTGCGGGTTAGCCCGCGTCGTCGACACTGACATCGAAGCGGCGCTTTCTTCCGGCGTCGGGATGGTCCACACCTTCGTGTCCACCAGCGATGTCCAGATCGAGGACTCGATGCACGCCACGCGAGCAGAAGTCCGTGAGCGCGCAGTCGAATCGGTCGAACGCGTCGTCGAGACGGGAACGACCTGTATGTTCTCGCCGATGGACGCGACGCGAACAGACGAGGAGTTCCTCGTCGACGTGATCGAAGCCGTCACGGAAGCGGGTGTCGACTGGATCAACGTTCCCGACACCTGTGGCGTCGCCACGCCCGGTCGGTTCCGGGCCATGATCGAGAAGGTCACGGCCCACACTGACGCGCGGATCGACGTCCACACCCACGACGACTTCGGGCTGGCAACTGCCAACGCCTTGGCCGGCATCGAGGCCGGCGCGGACCAGGCCCAGGTCTCGGTCAACTCTATCGGGGAACGTGCCGGCAACGCCGCCTACGAGGAGTTCGTGATGGCAGTCGAGTCGCTGTACCAGACCGATACGGGAATCGACACGACCCGCATCACCGAGCTCTCGGCGGTCGTCGAGGAGAAAAGCGGGATGGACACGCCGAGCAACAAACCCGTCGTCGGTGACAACGCTTTCTCCCACGAGAGCGGCATCCACGCCGCCGGCGTCATCGAAAACTCCGACACCTTTGAACCCGGCGTGATGACTCCCGAGATGGTCGGTGCCGAACGCCGACTCGTCATGGGGAAACACACCGGCACCCACTCGGTCCGAGAACGCCTGCACGAACGTGGGTTCGACCCCACCGACGAGCAGGTACGCGCGGTCACCCGCCGCGTCAAAGACTACGGAGCCGAGAAACGGCACGTCACGGTCAACGACCTCGAGCGGTTCGCACAAGAGACCGACATCGACCGGCAACAGGAGCGAGAGGGGGTGCGACTCTGA
- the ilvB gene encoding biosynthetic-type acetolactate synthase large subunit — MSERAAKITPPDEQHDEQPNPDTAAAADDDQSTPVTTGAEAVVRALENAGVEYAFGVQGGAIMPVYDALYDSDIRHVTMAHEQGAAHAADAYGIVSGDPGVCLATSGPGATNLVTGLADADMDSDPLVALTGQVPTAFVGNDAFQETDTTGVTTPITKDNTFASDPGTVGDDVGEAFALAGEGRPGPTLVDLPKDVTKAETKTAPGEPETPETDEYQDRADPEIVEAAAEWIENASRPVMLLGGGVIKAEASETCREFAVEREIPVVTTMPALGSFPEDHGLSLEMAGMHGTGYANLAISNCDTLIAVGTRFDDRLTGGIETFAPDAEVVHVDIDPAEISKNIYADYPLIGDADTVVSQLADAVDSSPEATKWRAQCQQWKSDYSMAYNAPDDEPVQPEFVVEALDEATSDRAIVTTGVGQHQMWACQYWTFTEPRTWVSSHGLGTMGYGLPAAIGARLAADDDQEVVCVDGDGSFLMTMQGLSVAVRENLDITVAVLNNEYIGMVRQWQDAFFEGRHAASDYDWMPEFDKLAEAFGAEGYRIDDYDEVADTIADAVAYDGPSVIDVHIDPEANVYPMVPSGGDNAQFALTEEQL, encoded by the coding sequence ATGAGCGAACGCGCAGCGAAAATTACGCCACCCGACGAACAGCACGACGAACAACCGAATCCCGATACGGCGGCTGCCGCGGACGACGACCAGTCGACGCCAGTAACGACGGGTGCAGAAGCCGTCGTTCGTGCACTCGAGAACGCGGGCGTCGAGTATGCCTTCGGCGTGCAGGGCGGGGCGATCATGCCTGTCTACGATGCGCTGTACGATTCGGATATCCGTCACGTGACGATGGCCCACGAGCAGGGCGCGGCCCACGCGGCCGACGCCTACGGCATCGTCTCGGGCGACCCCGGCGTCTGTCTGGCCACGTCCGGTCCGGGTGCGACGAACCTCGTGACCGGGCTCGCCGACGCCGACATGGACTCTGATCCGCTGGTCGCCCTGACGGGCCAGGTGCCGACGGCGTTCGTCGGTAACGACGCGTTTCAGGAGACGGATACGACTGGCGTGACGACGCCGATCACGAAAGACAACACGTTCGCGTCCGACCCCGGGACGGTCGGCGACGACGTCGGCGAGGCGTTTGCCCTCGCGGGCGAGGGTCGACCCGGTCCGACGCTGGTCGACCTGCCGAAAGATGTCACGAAAGCCGAGACGAAGACCGCGCCCGGCGAACCCGAGACGCCCGAGACCGACGAGTACCAGGATCGGGCAGATCCGGAGATCGTCGAGGCTGCGGCCGAATGGATCGAGAACGCCAGTCGACCGGTCATGCTTCTGGGCGGCGGCGTCATCAAGGCCGAGGCCAGCGAGACCTGCCGTGAGTTTGCGGTCGAACGCGAGATCCCGGTGGTCACGACGATGCCCGCCCTCGGGTCGTTCCCCGAAGACCACGGACTCTCACTGGAGATGGCGGGGATGCACGGCACCGGCTACGCGAACCTGGCCATCTCGAACTGTGACACGCTGATCGCGGTCGGCACCCGGTTCGACGACCGACTCACCGGCGGGATCGAGACGTTCGCGCCCGACGCGGAGGTCGTCCACGTCGACATCGACCCCGCAGAGATTTCGAAGAACATCTACGCGGACTACCCGCTGATCGGCGACGCCGACACCGTCGTCTCGCAACTCGCGGATGCCGTCGACTCCTCGCCCGAAGCGACGAAGTGGCGCGCCCAGTGCCAGCAGTGGAAGTCCGACTACTCGATGGCTTACAATGCACCCGACGACGAGCCGGTCCAGCCGGAGTTCGTCGTCGAAGCACTCGACGAGGCCACGAGCGACCGAGCGATCGTCACCACCGGTGTCGGGCAACACCAGATGTGGGCCTGCCAGTACTGGACGTTCACCGAGCCCCGGACGTGGGTCTCGAGTCACGGACTCGGAACGATGGGCTACGGCCTGCCGGCGGCGATCGGCGCGCGACTCGCGGCCGACGACGACCAGGAAGTGGTCTGTGTCGACGGCGACGGCTCGTTCCTGATGACGATGCAGGGGCTGTCCGTGGCCGTCCGCGAGAACTTAGACATCACGGTCGCCGTGCTCAACAACGAGTACATCGGCATGGTCCGGCAGTGGCAGGACGCCTTCTTCGAGGGCCGACACGCCGCCTCGGACTACGACTGGATGCCGGAGTTCGACAAACTCGCCGAGGCCTTCGGCGCAGAAGGGTACCGCATCGACGACTACGACGAGGTCGCCGACACCATCGCCGACGCCGTTGCCTACGACGGCCCCTCGGTGATCGACGTCCACATCGACCCCGAGGCGAACGTCTACCCGATGGTGCCAAGCGGCGGCGACAACGCTCAGTTCGCACTGACGGAGGAGCAGCTATGA
- the ilvN gene encoding acetolactate synthase small subunit, which produces MTHGLDGPAPEKRRLPNGRRNEQGIRVDPEVEVTHEPRRTVISALVQHEPGVLAEVSGLFSRRQFNIESLTVGPTKNEDRARITLVVEEPDPGIDQVKKQLRKLVPVVSVRELEPDAMSRELALIKVDAHDPAAVNAVGDMYDAKTVDSSPETATFEVTGARQKIEAAIETFGQFGIREIDRTGTTALARGTDETAGPTPAEERVSTADEANQQYTTADDD; this is translated from the coding sequence ATGACCCACGGACTCGACGGACCGGCACCCGAGAAGCGACGGCTGCCAAACGGCCGACGGAACGAACAGGGCATTCGCGTCGACCCCGAGGTCGAGGTGACCCACGAGCCCCGGCGGACCGTCATCTCGGCGCTGGTCCAACACGAACCCGGCGTGCTCGCCGAAGTCTCGGGACTGTTCTCGAGACGGCAGTTCAACATCGAGAGCCTGACGGTCGGCCCGACGAAGAACGAAGACCGCGCTCGGATCACTCTCGTCGTCGAGGAGCCCGATCCTGGGATCGATCAGGTCAAAAAACAGCTGCGGAAGCTGGTACCGGTCGTCTCCGTCCGAGAACTCGAGCCCGACGCGATGTCTCGCGAACTCGCCTTGATCAAGGTCGACGCTCACGACCCTGCTGCAGTCAACGCCGTTGGCGACATGTACGACGCAAAGACCGTCGACTCGAGTCCGGAGACGGCCACCTTCGAGGTCACTGGCGCACGCCAGAAGATCGAGGCTGCGATCGAGACGTTCGGCCAGTTCGGCATTCGGGAGATCGACCGGACCGGTACGACGGCGCTGGCCCGTGGGACCGACGAAACCGCTGGCCCGACGCCCGCAGAGGAACGCGTATCGACCGCCGACGAGGCGAACCAGCAGTACACCACCGCAGACGATGACTGA
- the ilvC gene encoding ketol-acid reductoisomerase, translated as MTDEFTTDIYDDDDADVSTLDDETVAVLGYGSQGHAHALNLNESGVDVVVGLRETSSSRSAAEADGLAVTTPADAVAQATYVSVLVPDTVQPAVYENAIEPNLEVGDTLQFAHGLNIHYDQIEPPEDVDVTMVAPKSPGHLVRRNYENDEGTPGLLAIYRDTTGDAHERALAYAKAIGCTRAGVIETTFREEVESDLFGEQAVLCGGVTALVKHGYETLVDAGYSPEIAYFECLNELKLIVDLMYEGGNMGMWNSVSDTAEYGGLTRGERIVDESVRENMEEVLEEVQNGEFTREWILENQAGRPKYGQLREAEKNHEIEAVGERLRDLFAWAEEAEPEDAEVPADD; from the coding sequence ATGACTGACGAATTCACCACCGACATCTACGACGACGACGACGCAGACGTATCGACGCTCGACGACGAGACCGTGGCCGTCCTTGGCTACGGCAGCCAGGGCCACGCTCATGCGCTGAACCTGAACGAGAGTGGCGTGGACGTAGTCGTCGGCCTGCGCGAGACCTCTTCCTCGCGTTCGGCCGCCGAAGCCGACGGACTCGCGGTGACGACGCCCGCAGACGCCGTCGCACAGGCGACCTACGTCTCCGTGCTCGTGCCCGACACCGTCCAGCCGGCCGTCTACGAGAACGCGATCGAACCGAACCTCGAGGTCGGCGACACCCTGCAGTTCGCCCACGGACTGAACATCCACTACGACCAGATCGAACCCCCGGAAGACGTCGACGTGACGATGGTCGCACCGAAGAGTCCGGGCCACCTCGTGCGGCGCAACTACGAGAACGACGAGGGAACGCCCGGCTTGCTGGCGATTTACCGGGACACGACCGGCGACGCCCACGAACGAGCGCTCGCGTACGCGAAGGCGATCGGCTGCACTCGAGCGGGCGTCATCGAGACGACGTTCAGAGAAGAGGTCGAGTCCGACCTCTTTGGCGAACAGGCAGTACTCTGTGGCGGCGTCACCGCGTTGGTCAAGCACGGCTACGAGACGCTCGTCGACGCGGGCTATTCGCCCGAGATCGCCTACTTTGAGTGTCTGAACGAACTCAAACTCATCGTCGATCTGATGTACGAAGGCGGGAACATGGGGATGTGGAACTCCGTCTCGGATACGGCCGAGTACGGCGGCCTCACTCGCGGTGAACGCATCGTCGACGAGAGTGTCCGCGAGAACATGGAGGAAGTCCTCGAGGAAGTCCAGAACGGGGAGTTCACCCGCGAGTGGATTCTCGAGAACCAGGCCGGTCGCCCGAAATACGGGCAGCTCCGGGAGGCCGAGAAGAACCACGAGATCGAGGCGGTCGGGGAGCGACTCCGCGATCTGTTCGCGTGGGCCGAGGAAGCGGAACCGGAAGACGCCGAGGTGCCGGCGGACGACTAA